A single region of the Phalacrocorax carbo chromosome 4, bPhaCar2.1, whole genome shotgun sequence genome encodes:
- the CD207 gene encoding C-type lectin domain family 4 member K isoform X2 produces MAAARPDLYESLQIRYPPSPTQAPAPRSPPAAPRWVLGTVLAVGTGVILVLGATLAALITLYVQGQADLRAAQAELAALSSLLLPDAPARPRQQRSRGRRSSDSGCRGCPWAGGTTRARSTSSRAIGSPGDAAEAACRSTHARLTSITSPEEQDYLAREARGGTYWIGLVATGPGGSWRWVDGAAYSQAQSFWAAGQPDNTDYGQLGRETCAQIHPVGNGLWNDHNCNFTFSWICKRDLSPP; encoded by the exons ATGGCCGCGGCGAGGCCGGACCTGTACGAGAGCCTGCAGATCCGCTACCCACCCAGCCCCACGCAAG CACCGGCACCCAGATCCCCTCCGGCCGCACCCCGCTGGGTGCTGGGCACCGTCCTGGCCGTGGGCACCGGCGTGATCCTGGTGCTGGGGGCCACCCTGGCAGCCCTCATCACCCTGT aCGTGCAGGGGCAGGCAGATCTGCGGGCAGcgcaggcagagctggcggCACTCAGCTCCCTTCTGCTGCCTGACG CCCCAGCGAGACCCCGGCAGCAGcgcagcagaggaaggagaagctcG GACAGTGGCTGCAGGGGCTGTCCCTGGGCTGGCGGTACCACCAGGGCAAGATCTACTTCTTCTCGAGCGATCGGAAGCCCTGGGGACGCGGCGGAGGCGGCGTGCCGCTCCACGCACGCCCGCCTCACCTCCATCACCAGCCCCGAGGAGCAg gaCTACCTGGCGCGGGAGGCGAGGGGAGGAACCTACTGGATCGGGCTGGTGGCCACGGGCCCCGGCGGCTCCTGGCGCTGGGTGGACGGGGCTGCCTACTCCCAGGCCCAGAG TTTCTGGGCAGCAGGACAGCCGGACAACACGGACTACGGACAGTTGGGCCGGGAGACCTGTGCCCAGATCCACCCCGTGGGCAACGGCCTGTGGAACGACCATAACTGCAACTTCACCTTCTCCTGGATCTGCAAGAGGGACCTGAGCCCGCCCTGa
- the CD207 gene encoding C-type lectin domain family 4 member K isoform X1, with protein MAAARPDLYESLQIRYPPSPTQAPAPRSPPAAPRWVLGTVLAVGTGVILVLGATLAALITLYVQGQADLRAAQAELAALSSLLLPDGARSPSETPAAAQQRKEKLGNVPGGVTPTPGPPWPPPAGPAAPRLPSPQDSGCRGCPWAGGTTRARSTSSRAIGSPGDAAEAACRSTHARLTSITSPEEQDYLAREARGGTYWIGLVATGPGGSWRWVDGAAYSQAQSFWAAGQPDNTDYGQLGRETCAQIHPVGNGLWNDHNCNFTFSWICKRDLSPP; from the exons ATGGCCGCGGCGAGGCCGGACCTGTACGAGAGCCTGCAGATCCGCTACCCACCCAGCCCCACGCAAG CACCGGCACCCAGATCCCCTCCGGCCGCACCCCGCTGGGTGCTGGGCACCGTCCTGGCCGTGGGCACCGGCGTGATCCTGGTGCTGGGGGCCACCCTGGCAGCCCTCATCACCCTGT aCGTGCAGGGGCAGGCAGATCTGCGGGCAGcgcaggcagagctggcggCACTCAGCTCCCTTCTGCTGCCTGACG GTGCCCGCAGCCCCAGCGAGACCCCGGCAGCAGcgcagcagaggaaggagaagctcGGTAACGTCCCTGGCGGGGTGACACCCACGCCGGggcccccctggccccccccagCCGGGCCCGCGGCCCCACGGCTGCCCTCCCCGCAGGACAGTGGCTGCAGGGGCTGTCCCTGGGCTGGCGGTACCACCAGGGCAAGATCTACTTCTTCTCGAGCGATCGGAAGCCCTGGGGACGCGGCGGAGGCGGCGTGCCGCTCCACGCACGCCCGCCTCACCTCCATCACCAGCCCCGAGGAGCAg gaCTACCTGGCGCGGGAGGCGAGGGGAGGAACCTACTGGATCGGGCTGGTGGCCACGGGCCCCGGCGGCTCCTGGCGCTGGGTGGACGGGGCTGCCTACTCCCAGGCCCAGAG TTTCTGGGCAGCAGGACAGCCGGACAACACGGACTACGGACAGTTGGGCCGGGAGACCTGTGCCCAGATCCACCCCGTGGGCAACGGCCTGTGGAACGACCATAACTGCAACTTCACCTTCTCCTGGATCTGCAAGAGGGACCTGAGCCCGCCCTGa
- the CD207 gene encoding C-type lectin domain family 4 member K isoform X3 — translation MAAARPDLYESLQIRYPPSPTQAPAPRSPPAAPRWVLGTVLAVGTGVILVLGATLAALITLYVQGQADLRAAQAELAALSSLLLPDGARSPSETPAAAQQRKEKLGQWLQGLSLGWRYHQGKIYFFSSDRKPWGRGGGGVPLHARPPHLHHQPRGAGLPGAGGEGRNLLDRAGGHGPRRLLALGGRGCLLPGPEFLGSRTAGQHGLRTVGPGDLCPDPPRGQRPVERP, via the exons ATGGCCGCGGCGAGGCCGGACCTGTACGAGAGCCTGCAGATCCGCTACCCACCCAGCCCCACGCAAG CACCGGCACCCAGATCCCCTCCGGCCGCACCCCGCTGGGTGCTGGGCACCGTCCTGGCCGTGGGCACCGGCGTGATCCTGGTGCTGGGGGCCACCCTGGCAGCCCTCATCACCCTGT aCGTGCAGGGGCAGGCAGATCTGCGGGCAGcgcaggcagagctggcggCACTCAGCTCCCTTCTGCTGCCTGACG GTGCCCGCAGCCCCAGCGAGACCCCGGCAGCAGcgcagcagaggaaggagaagctcG GACAGTGGCTGCAGGGGCTGTCCCTGGGCTGGCGGTACCACCAGGGCAAGATCTACTTCTTCTCGAGCGATCGGAAGCCCTGGGGACGCGGCGGAGGCGGCGTGCCGCTCCACGCACGCCCGCCTCACCTCCATCACCAGCCCCGAGGAGCAg gaCTACCTGGCGCGGGAGGCGAGGGGAGGAACCTACTGGATCGGGCTGGTGGCCACGGGCCCCGGCGGCTCCTGGCGCTGGGTGGACGGGGCTGCCTACTCCCAGGCCCAGAG TTTCTGGGCAGCAGGACAGCCGGACAACACGGACTACGGACAGTTGGGCCGGGAGACCTGTGCCCAGATCCACCCCGTGGGCAACGGCCTGTGGAACGACCATAA
- the AP5S1 gene encoding AP-5 complex subunit sigma-1, which produces MVRAFVLLALDPPTPVGHASPGHASLGHTPCRPLYTRFFGDPPGNSPVPEGPPRQRLRRKEQLLAVGRQVASQCRLLQSSSGRPSAPQLPQLPDEPLSLQDAPGGLFQLPPGDPFPERVTVVWLSVSALAFALVCDPQENLSLAEITLRRLAPRLLASLRLLSPGANVLLRPDAADVLLDRLLPHGQMLFLNERFLQAMDREMGIKTSR; this is translated from the exons ATGGTGCGGGCGTTCGTGCTGCTTGCTCTGGACCCGCCCACCCCGGTTGGCCACGCCTCCCCGGGCCACGCCTCTCTTGGCCACACCCCGTGCCGCCCCCTCTACACCCGCTTttttggggacccccccgggaaCTCCCCGGTCCCCGAGGGACCCCCTCGGCAGCGCCTCCGCCGCAAGGAGCAGCTCTTGGCCGTGGGCAG GCAAGTGGCTTCACAGTGCCGGCTGCTTCAGTCCTCCTCGGGGCGCCCCTccgccccccagctcccccagctccccgATGAGCCCCTGTCGCTACAAGATGCCCCGGGGGGTCTTTTCCAGCTGCCCCCCGGGGACCCCTTCCCCGAAAGGGTGACGGTAGTTTGGTTATCGGTGTCGGCCCTCGCTTTCGCCTTGGTTTGTGACCCCCAAGAGAATCTATCGTTGGCCGAAATCACGCTGCGCCGCTTGGCCCCGCGCCTGCTCGCCTCCCTGCGCCTCCTCAGCCCCGGTGCCAACGTCCTGCTCCGACCCGACGCCGCCGACGTCCTCCTCGATCGGCTCCTGCCCCACGGCCAGATGCTTTTCCTCAACGAACGTTTCCTCCAGGCGATGGACCGGGAGATGGGCATCAAAACATCCCGCTGA
- the CDC25B gene encoding M-phase inducer phosphatase 2 isoform X3, with translation MPVLPRRAAGRAIWLPASIPGIPAVGDLHTGGERGAPTPALSGRRASFDKAILESGRVLKDNKLLIRRIPSLPLQLLGASPVLRNISHSREFNSCQASEQRGRREPEDKEGFVFKKPQRPGQRSRLPAGDGAAGRDAFAQRPSSAPSLLFDTPEKENFSQGESPIILRRCSLTSSMSEEEDDGFIEILDEEEMKQSDADMPQGMENLLTAPLVRKEEAEPRPAKRSKCRQLFRSPSMPSSIIRPILKRIDRPQDRDTPVKTKRRRSVAGTPGEEAAEPKARLLRSRSFCQEEIENLLASDHRELIGDFSKAYLLQTVEGKHQDLKYISPEMMVAVLTGQFSSLIESCVIVDCRYPYEYEGGHIKGAVNLPMEQDVEEFLLKKPIVPFDASKRVIVIFHCEFSSERGPRMCRFVREKDRACNEYPHLHYPELYVLKGGYREFFPQYQTHCEPQDYRPMHHEDFKEDLRKFRLKSRTWAGERSKRELYSRLKNF, from the exons ATGCCGGTCCTGCCACGGCGTGCCGCCGGCAGGGCCATATGGCTGCCGGCCAGCATCCCCGGCATCCCCGCCGTGGGGGATTTACATACAGGTGGAGAGCGTGGGGCCCCGACGCCGGCTTTGTCTGGGCGCCGAGCGAG CTTCGACAAAGCGATCCTGGAGTCCGGGAGAGTTCTCAAAGA CAATAAGCTCCTTATCCGGAGGATCCCCTCGCTGCCG ctgcagctcctgggggcCAGCCCTGTCCTGAGGAACATCTCCCACTCCCGGGAGTTCAACAGCTGCCAGGCCAGCGAGCAGAGGGGCCGGAGGGAGCCCGAGGACAAG gAAGGGTTTGTCTTCAAGAAGCCGCAGCGGCCGGGTCAGCGCAGCCGGCTGCCCGCTGGCGatggggctgcggggagggatGCCTTTGCCCAGAGACCCAGCTCTGCACCCAGCCTGCTg ttTGACACCCCTGAGAAGGAAAACTTCTCCCAGGGCGAGAGCCCCATCATACTCCGCCGGTGCTCCTTAACCTCCTCCATGTCtgaggaggaagatgatggCTTCATAGAGATCCTGGATGAGGAAGAGATGAAG cagagcGATGCCGACATGCCGCAGGGGATGGAGAACCTGCTGACCGCGCCACtggtgaggaaggaggaggcagagccG CGTCCCGCAAAGCGCAGCAAGTGCCGGCAGCTCTTCCGCTCGCCCTCGATGCCCAGCAGCATCATCAGGCCCATCCTGAAGCGGATAGACCGGCCCCAGGACAGGGACACCCCCGTCAAAACCAAGCGGCGGAGGAGCGTGGCCGGTACCCCTGGCGAGGAGGCGGCGGAGCcg AAAGCGCGGCTGCTGCGCTCCAGGTCCTTCTGCCAGGAGGAGATCGAGAACCTGCTGGCCAGCGACCACCGGGAACTCATCGGGGACTTCTCCAAG GCTTACCTCCTGCAGACGGTGGAGGGGAAGCACCAGGACCTGAAGTACATTTCCCCCGAAATG ATGGTGGCGGTGCTGACGGGGCAGTTCAGCAGCCTCATCGAGAGCTGCGTGATCGTGGACTGCAGGTACCCCTACGAGTACGAGGGAGGCCACATCAAG gGCGCAGTCAACCTGCCGATGGAGCAGGACGTGGAGGAGTTCCTGCTGAAGAAGCCCATTGTGCCCTTCGACGCCAGCAAGAGGGTGATCGTCATCTTCCACTGCGAGTTCTCCTCTGAGAGGGGACCCAGGAT GTGCCGGTTCGTCAGGGAGAAGGACCGAGCCTGTAACGAGTACCCCCACCTCCACTACCCAGAGCTCTACGTCTTGAAGGGGGGGTACCGGGAGTTCTTCCCCCAGTACCAG ACCCACTGCGAGCCCCAGGACTACCGCCCCATGCACCACGAGGACTTCAAGGAGGACCTGCGCAAATTCCGCCTGAAGAGCCGCACCTGGGCGGGCGAGCGCAGCAAGCGGGAGCTCTACAGCCGCCTCAAGAACTTCTGA
- the CDC25B gene encoding M-phase inducer phosphatase 2 isoform X1: MAARGGRRGLPGMSPVTTLALDMDNLVGLGSHWDTPKRGLPFQSQQSRLSPEPMASGSSRDSVSSESSDAGVGLDSPTQEDPPVLEEAFDKAILESGRVLKDNKLLIRRIPSLPLQLLGASPVLRNISHSREFNSCQASEQRGRREPEDKEGFVFKKPQRPGQRSRLPAGDGAAGRDAFAQRPSSAPSLLFDTPEKENFSQGESPIILRRCSLTSSMSEEEDDGFIEILDEEEMKQSDADMPQGMENLLTAPLVRKEEAEPRPAKRSKCRQLFRSPSMPSSIIRPILKRIDRPQDRDTPVKTKRRRSVAGTPGEEAAEPKARLLRSRSFCQEEIENLLASDHRELIGDFSKAYLLQTVEGKHQDLKYISPEMMVAVLTGQFSSLIESCVIVDCRYPYEYEGGHIKGAVNLPMEQDVEEFLLKKPIVPFDASKRVIVIFHCEFSSERGPRMCRFVREKDRACNEYPHLHYPELYVLKGGYREFFPQYQTHCEPQDYRPMHHEDFKEDLRKFRLKSRTWAGERSKRELYSRLKNF, translated from the exons atggcggcgcggggcggccggcgTGGGCTGCCCGGGATGTCCCCGGTCACCACGTTGGCGTTGGACATGGACAAcctggtggggctgggcag CCACTGGGACACCCCAAAGCGGGGGCTGCCCTTCCAGAGCCAGCAGTCCCGCCTGTCCCCGGAGCCGATGGCCTCAGGTTCCTCCCGGGACTCTGTCTCCTCCGAGTCCTCGGATGCGG GAGTGGGGCTGGACTCCCCCACGCAGGAGGACCCTCCGGTGCTGGAGGAAGC CTTCGACAAAGCGATCCTGGAGTCCGGGAGAGTTCTCAAAGA CAATAAGCTCCTTATCCGGAGGATCCCCTCGCTGCCG ctgcagctcctgggggcCAGCCCTGTCCTGAGGAACATCTCCCACTCCCGGGAGTTCAACAGCTGCCAGGCCAGCGAGCAGAGGGGCCGGAGGGAGCCCGAGGACAAG gAAGGGTTTGTCTTCAAGAAGCCGCAGCGGCCGGGTCAGCGCAGCCGGCTGCCCGCTGGCGatggggctgcggggagggatGCCTTTGCCCAGAGACCCAGCTCTGCACCCAGCCTGCTg ttTGACACCCCTGAGAAGGAAAACTTCTCCCAGGGCGAGAGCCCCATCATACTCCGCCGGTGCTCCTTAACCTCCTCCATGTCtgaggaggaagatgatggCTTCATAGAGATCCTGGATGAGGAAGAGATGAAG cagagcGATGCCGACATGCCGCAGGGGATGGAGAACCTGCTGACCGCGCCACtggtgaggaaggaggaggcagagccG CGTCCCGCAAAGCGCAGCAAGTGCCGGCAGCTCTTCCGCTCGCCCTCGATGCCCAGCAGCATCATCAGGCCCATCCTGAAGCGGATAGACCGGCCCCAGGACAGGGACACCCCCGTCAAAACCAAGCGGCGGAGGAGCGTGGCCGGTACCCCTGGCGAGGAGGCGGCGGAGCcg AAAGCGCGGCTGCTGCGCTCCAGGTCCTTCTGCCAGGAGGAGATCGAGAACCTGCTGGCCAGCGACCACCGGGAACTCATCGGGGACTTCTCCAAG GCTTACCTCCTGCAGACGGTGGAGGGGAAGCACCAGGACCTGAAGTACATTTCCCCCGAAATG ATGGTGGCGGTGCTGACGGGGCAGTTCAGCAGCCTCATCGAGAGCTGCGTGATCGTGGACTGCAGGTACCCCTACGAGTACGAGGGAGGCCACATCAAG gGCGCAGTCAACCTGCCGATGGAGCAGGACGTGGAGGAGTTCCTGCTGAAGAAGCCCATTGTGCCCTTCGACGCCAGCAAGAGGGTGATCGTCATCTTCCACTGCGAGTTCTCCTCTGAGAGGGGACCCAGGAT GTGCCGGTTCGTCAGGGAGAAGGACCGAGCCTGTAACGAGTACCCCCACCTCCACTACCCAGAGCTCTACGTCTTGAAGGGGGGGTACCGGGAGTTCTTCCCCCAGTACCAG ACCCACTGCGAGCCCCAGGACTACCGCCCCATGCACCACGAGGACTTCAAGGAGGACCTGCGCAAATTCCGCCTGAAGAGCCGCACCTGGGCGGGCGAGCGCAGCAAGCGGGAGCTCTACAGCCGCCTCAAGAACTTCTGA
- the CDC25B gene encoding M-phase inducer phosphatase 2 isoform X2, with translation MAARGGRRGLPGMSPVTTLALDMDNLVGLGSHWDTPKRGLPFQSQQSRLSPEPMASGSSRDSVSSESSDAGVGLDSPTQEDPPVLEEAFDKAILESGRVLKDNKLLIRRIPSLPLQLLGASPVLRNISHSREFNSCQASEQRGRREPEDKEGFVFKKPQRPGQRSRLPAGDGAAGRDAFAQRPSSAPSLLFDTPEKENFSQGESPIILRRCSLTSSMSEEEDDGFIEILDEEEMKSDADMPQGMENLLTAPLVRKEEAEPRPAKRSKCRQLFRSPSMPSSIIRPILKRIDRPQDRDTPVKTKRRRSVAGTPGEEAAEPKARLLRSRSFCQEEIENLLASDHRELIGDFSKAYLLQTVEGKHQDLKYISPEMMVAVLTGQFSSLIESCVIVDCRYPYEYEGGHIKGAVNLPMEQDVEEFLLKKPIVPFDASKRVIVIFHCEFSSERGPRMCRFVREKDRACNEYPHLHYPELYVLKGGYREFFPQYQTHCEPQDYRPMHHEDFKEDLRKFRLKSRTWAGERSKRELYSRLKNF, from the exons atggcggcgcggggcggccggcgTGGGCTGCCCGGGATGTCCCCGGTCACCACGTTGGCGTTGGACATGGACAAcctggtggggctgggcag CCACTGGGACACCCCAAAGCGGGGGCTGCCCTTCCAGAGCCAGCAGTCCCGCCTGTCCCCGGAGCCGATGGCCTCAGGTTCCTCCCGGGACTCTGTCTCCTCCGAGTCCTCGGATGCGG GAGTGGGGCTGGACTCCCCCACGCAGGAGGACCCTCCGGTGCTGGAGGAAGC CTTCGACAAAGCGATCCTGGAGTCCGGGAGAGTTCTCAAAGA CAATAAGCTCCTTATCCGGAGGATCCCCTCGCTGCCG ctgcagctcctgggggcCAGCCCTGTCCTGAGGAACATCTCCCACTCCCGGGAGTTCAACAGCTGCCAGGCCAGCGAGCAGAGGGGCCGGAGGGAGCCCGAGGACAAG gAAGGGTTTGTCTTCAAGAAGCCGCAGCGGCCGGGTCAGCGCAGCCGGCTGCCCGCTGGCGatggggctgcggggagggatGCCTTTGCCCAGAGACCCAGCTCTGCACCCAGCCTGCTg ttTGACACCCCTGAGAAGGAAAACTTCTCCCAGGGCGAGAGCCCCATCATACTCCGCCGGTGCTCCTTAACCTCCTCCATGTCtgaggaggaagatgatggCTTCATAGAGATCCTGGATGAGGAAGAGATGAAG agcGATGCCGACATGCCGCAGGGGATGGAGAACCTGCTGACCGCGCCACtggtgaggaaggaggaggcagagccG CGTCCCGCAAAGCGCAGCAAGTGCCGGCAGCTCTTCCGCTCGCCCTCGATGCCCAGCAGCATCATCAGGCCCATCCTGAAGCGGATAGACCGGCCCCAGGACAGGGACACCCCCGTCAAAACCAAGCGGCGGAGGAGCGTGGCCGGTACCCCTGGCGAGGAGGCGGCGGAGCcg AAAGCGCGGCTGCTGCGCTCCAGGTCCTTCTGCCAGGAGGAGATCGAGAACCTGCTGGCCAGCGACCACCGGGAACTCATCGGGGACTTCTCCAAG GCTTACCTCCTGCAGACGGTGGAGGGGAAGCACCAGGACCTGAAGTACATTTCCCCCGAAATG ATGGTGGCGGTGCTGACGGGGCAGTTCAGCAGCCTCATCGAGAGCTGCGTGATCGTGGACTGCAGGTACCCCTACGAGTACGAGGGAGGCCACATCAAG gGCGCAGTCAACCTGCCGATGGAGCAGGACGTGGAGGAGTTCCTGCTGAAGAAGCCCATTGTGCCCTTCGACGCCAGCAAGAGGGTGATCGTCATCTTCCACTGCGAGTTCTCCTCTGAGAGGGGACCCAGGAT GTGCCGGTTCGTCAGGGAGAAGGACCGAGCCTGTAACGAGTACCCCCACCTCCACTACCCAGAGCTCTACGTCTTGAAGGGGGGGTACCGGGAGTTCTTCCCCCAGTACCAG ACCCACTGCGAGCCCCAGGACTACCGCCCCATGCACCACGAGGACTTCAAGGAGGACCTGCGCAAATTCCGCCTGAAGAGCCGCACCTGGGCGGGCGAGCGCAGCAAGCGGGAGCTCTACAGCCGCCTCAAGAACTTCTGA